One part of the Arachidicoccus terrestris genome encodes these proteins:
- a CDS encoding erythromycin esterase family protein, with protein MFRTITIATILITCFLSNVFSQDDIKSYITSHENVITNFDFDNENFQDLDSLGSAIGDKRIVMLGESSHRNGSDFEAKARIIRYLYEKKGFTVIAFESDFFGLNNEPEDLGFSAIPGDSVRRLSIFPMWIMCEACAPLFKYIKAKETTSNPLFVTGFDSQLASVYSQKYLRKTLKRYLDSQNIQFAKTGQYAEFISLCDTIINLKKKDTSDFKKVVDYSNTILDQLAGKGSSFYGRVVKCINRFALQQLAYYQLDNKRWTYHADKIRDQMMADNLKWLLLHKYAEKKLSFGHTICMFLKIRMKASIKI; from the coding sequence ATGTTTAGAACCATTACAATTGCGACAATATTAATTACATGTTTTTTAAGCAATGTGTTCAGTCAAGATGACATTAAAAGTTATATAACAAGTCACGAGAACGTAATTACCAATTTTGATTTTGATAACGAGAATTTTCAAGATTTAGATAGCCTTGGAAGTGCAATAGGAGATAAAAGAATTGTCATGCTAGGCGAATCGTCACATAGAAATGGATCCGATTTTGAAGCCAAAGCCAGAATTATTAGATACTTATATGAAAAGAAGGGTTTCACCGTTATAGCATTCGAAAGTGATTTTTTTGGGCTTAATAATGAACCAGAAGACCTTGGTTTTTCTGCTATACCAGGCGATTCAGTCCGTAGATTATCGATATTTCCAATGTGGATAATGTGTGAAGCTTGTGCTCCTTTGTTTAAGTATATAAAAGCTAAAGAGACAACATCTAATCCACTATTTGTAACGGGATTCGACAGCCAATTGGCATCTGTCTACTCTCAGAAGTACTTACGTAAGACACTGAAGCGATATTTGGACAGCCAGAATATACAATTTGCAAAGACCGGTCAATATGCTGAATTTATATCATTATGTGATACTATCATTAATCTTAAAAAAAAGGATACTAGTGATTTTAAGAAAGTAGTTGACTATTCGAATACTATTTTAGATCAGCTAGCTGGTAAAGGAAGTAGCTTCTACGGAAGGGTCGTAAAATGCATCAATCGCTTCGCTCTTCAACAACTGGCATATTATCAGTTAGATAATAAAAGGTGGACTTATCATGCAGATAAGATAAGAGACCAAATGATGGCAGATAACTTGAAATGGCTTTTATTACATAAATACGCGGAAAAAAAATTATCGTTTGGGCACACAATATGCATGTTTCTAAAAATTCGGATGAAGGCCTCAATAAAGATATGA